One region of Duncaniella freteri genomic DNA includes:
- a CDS encoding nitrous oxide-stimulated promoter family protein, with protein MIADEKRTIKEMISLYCRKHNHSCSPELCRECKELLEYAYRRLDKCPHGDDKPSCRHCKIHCYSQDMRARIRAVMRYAGPRMLLRHPLSIISWLRHI; from the coding sequence ATGATAGCTGACGAAAAGAGAACCATCAAGGAGATGATCTCACTGTATTGCCGCAAGCACAATCACTCGTGCAGCCCGGAACTATGCAGGGAGTGCAAAGAGCTTCTGGAATATGCCTACCGCAGACTCGACAAATGTCCTCACGGTGATGACAAGCCATCATGCCGACATTGCAAGATACATTGCTATTCACAAGATATGCGTGCTCGCATACGCGCCGTGATGCGATACGCAGGTCCCCGCATGCTCCTGCGCCATCCTCTATCAATAATCAGTTGGCTTAGACATATCTAA
- a CDS encoding NAD kinase, translated as MKIAVFGKRRQNAEDLPRIASLMKILSDRGIFVAVQRHFYEAMTRELGMPLEADDVFDADEFTADIAISIGGDGTFLRTARWVGPKEIPIIGFNTGHLGFLAEESLSEAPVIVDNLIAGKFFIEPRSLLEVKASGQNLRQSISGWAYALNEAAILRHDSASMITVHTFLDDIEIASYQGDGLIISTPTGSTAYNLSVGGPIIQPTAPCWALSPIAPHALTMRPLVVSDSHIITIRVDSRADTYRVNLDGRQLILPIDVTLHIRRAPFVVKVIHMDGHTFVDTLSSKLLWGISKR; from the coding sequence ATGAAGATAGCAGTATTCGGTAAAAGGCGTCAGAATGCCGAGGATCTACCCCGCATAGCATCTCTGATGAAGATTCTGTCAGACAGGGGAATATTTGTCGCCGTACAACGTCATTTCTATGAAGCGATGACACGCGAGCTCGGAATGCCTCTGGAGGCTGACGATGTGTTTGATGCGGATGAATTCACCGCCGACATAGCCATCAGCATCGGCGGTGACGGAACGTTCCTGCGCACAGCACGGTGGGTAGGGCCAAAGGAGATACCTATAATCGGATTCAACACAGGACACCTTGGATTCCTTGCCGAAGAATCATTGTCGGAGGCCCCAGTGATTGTTGACAATCTGATTGCCGGAAAATTTTTCATTGAACCACGCTCCCTCCTTGAGGTGAAAGCTTCGGGTCAAAATCTGCGCCAGTCAATCTCAGGATGGGCTTACGCTCTTAACGAGGCTGCAATACTGCGTCATGATTCCGCCTCAATGATAACCGTGCACACTTTCCTGGACGATATCGAAATAGCGTCCTACCAGGGGGACGGTCTCATCATCTCTACCCCGACAGGCTCCACTGCATACAATCTGTCAGTAGGTGGTCCGATAATACAGCCCACGGCTCCCTGCTGGGCTCTCTCCCCTATAGCCCCGCATGCATTGACTATGCGCCCTCTCGTAGTGAGCGACAGCCATATAATAACGATCAGGGTGGATTCAAGAGCCGACACTTACCGAGTAAATCTAGACGGACGTCAGCTCATACTGCCAATAGATGTGACACTGCACATCAGACGCGCTCCGTTCGTAGTAAAGGTCATACACATGGACGGACATACATTTGTTGACACTCTGAGCTCCAAACTGCTTTGGGGCATCTCCAAACGATAA
- the ilvN gene encoding acetolactate synthase small subunit, with protein MEKKMFTIAVFTENQVGLLNRISIIFTRRGINLESVSSSPSSVSGVHKMNFLVAGEREVLEKVVKQIEKCVDVLRAFLYTDDEIVYQEVALYKVPTMRLLDEPNLEHIIRVHNARILEITRDYTVIEKTGHETETQALYELLTQYDIQQFIRSGRICVTKSPTEHFSRFLREQEARRNKIEG; from the coding sequence ATGGAAAAGAAAATGTTCACCATAGCGGTATTTACAGAGAATCAGGTGGGTCTGCTCAACCGCATCTCCATTATATTCACGCGCCGTGGCATCAACCTTGAGAGTGTATCGTCAAGCCCGAGTTCGGTATCCGGAGTCCATAAGATGAATTTTCTTGTGGCAGGTGAGAGGGAAGTTCTTGAGAAGGTAGTGAAGCAGATTGAGAAATGTGTCGATGTGCTGCGTGCATTCCTTTACACAGACGATGAGATTGTGTATCAGGAAGTCGCTCTATATAAAGTGCCTACTATGCGCCTGCTTGACGAGCCCAATCTGGAGCATATCATCCGTGTACACAATGCGCGCATCCTTGAGATCACACGTGACTACACTGTGATTGAGAAGACCGGACATGAGACCGAGACCCAGGCTCTCTATGAGCTGCTTACACAATATGACATACAGCAGTTCATACGTTCAGGGCGTATATGTGTCACAAAGTCACCTACGGAACACTTTTCCAGATTTCTTAGAGAACAGGAGGCACGTCGCAATAAAATCGAGGGCTGA
- a CDS encoding acyl-[acyl-carrier-protein] thioesterase has product MNHYINEFYLTAAEVNAQEEMPLSRLVTLIIDTATAHANSLGFGYAHMMETNTSWVLSRLSIDLRRMPGVNRKYMLVTWVDNVNRLYSDRMFELQDGQTGEVIGWAHTTWMAIDMDSRRPTDLLVHKALVDVIQSREFGGEKSGRLLPLRDDSEGYSYTFKVSDIDVNRHVTTRRYIDLITDLWSLDKYTECRVARFEIAFKHEARYAEEAIALKAPHQCPGDVYDTEIRVGDTACALARIEFVER; this is encoded by the coding sequence GTGAACCATTACATCAACGAGTTCTATCTCACAGCTGCCGAAGTCAATGCACAGGAGGAGATGCCGCTTTCGCGTCTTGTGACACTGATCATCGACACGGCTACAGCCCATGCCAACAGTCTCGGGTTCGGCTATGCTCATATGATGGAGACCAACACGTCTTGGGTGCTTTCTCGCTTGAGCATTGACCTTAGGCGCATGCCGGGGGTCAATCGTAAATATATGTTGGTGACATGGGTCGATAATGTAAACCGTCTTTACTCCGACCGTATGTTCGAGCTTCAGGATGGTCAGACCGGTGAAGTCATCGGTTGGGCGCATACTACATGGATGGCTATCGACATGGATTCGCGCCGTCCTACCGATCTATTGGTCCACAAGGCTCTTGTTGATGTGATTCAAAGCCGGGAGTTCGGTGGAGAAAAGAGCGGTAGATTGCTGCCCTTGCGTGATGATTCCGAGGGTTATAGTTATACTTTCAAAGTCAGCGACATAGATGTCAACCGTCATGTCACCACCAGGCGTTACATCGACCTCATCACTGATCTGTGGTCACTCGACAAGTACACCGAATGCCGTGTGGCGCGTTTTGAGATTGCATTCAAGCATGAGGCGCGCTATGCCGAGGAGGCTATCGCTCTTAAGGCTCCTCACCAGTGTCCGGGAGATGTGTATGACACCGAGATAAGGGTAGGGGATACGGCATGTGCTCTCGCACGTATCGAATTCGTCGAACGATAA
- the ilvC gene encoding ketol-acid reductoisomerase, translating into MAKLNFGGVEETVITREEFPLGKALEVLKDETIAVIGYGVQGPGQGLDLRDNGFNVIVGQRPGKTYDKAVADGWKPGETLFSIEEACERGTIIMCLLSDAAVISQWPTIKKHLTAGKALYFSHGFAINWSDRTGVVPPADVDVIMVAPKGSGTMLRVLFKEGKGTNSSFAVYQDATGRALERTLALGIGIGSGYLFETTFQREAVSDLTGERGSLMGAIQGLLLAQYEVLRENGHTPSEAFNETVEELTQSLMPLFAAKGMDWMYANCSTTAQRGALDWMGPFHDAVKPVVEQLYASVKCGNEAQRSIDSNTQPDYREKLEEELKALRESEMWRTGAVVRTLRPENA; encoded by the coding sequence ATGGCAAAACTTAACTTTGGCGGTGTAGAAGAGACCGTCATCACTCGTGAGGAATTTCCTCTTGGCAAAGCCCTTGAGGTGCTTAAGGACGAGACGATTGCAGTGATAGGTTATGGAGTGCAGGGTCCCGGTCAGGGTCTTGATCTTCGTGACAACGGTTTCAATGTGATTGTCGGACAGCGTCCGGGCAAGACTTATGACAAGGCTGTGGCTGACGGATGGAAGCCCGGTGAAACCCTCTTTTCCATAGAGGAGGCTTGCGAGCGTGGCACTATCATCATGTGTCTGCTCAGCGATGCCGCTGTCATCTCGCAGTGGCCCACTATAAAGAAGCATCTCACAGCGGGCAAGGCTCTCTATTTCAGCCATGGTTTCGCCATAAATTGGAGCGATCGTACCGGAGTGGTGCCTCCTGCCGATGTTGATGTTATAATGGTGGCTCCTAAGGGGTCAGGCACAATGCTGCGTGTTCTCTTCAAGGAAGGCAAAGGCACCAATTCATCTTTCGCCGTATATCAGGATGCCACCGGTCGTGCTCTCGAACGCACGCTGGCTCTCGGTATCGGTATCGGTTCAGGATATCTGTTCGAGACCACATTCCAGCGTGAGGCAGTGAGCGATCTCACTGGCGAACGCGGATCACTCATGGGTGCCATCCAGGGGCTTCTTCTTGCTCAGTACGAGGTGTTGCGCGAGAATGGGCACACACCCTCCGAAGCGTTCAACGAGACTGTCGAGGAGCTTACCCAGTCGCTCATGCCATTGTTCGCTGCTAAAGGCATGGACTGGATGTATGCCAACTGCTCGACCACCGCACAGCGTGGTGCTCTCGATTGGATGGGGCCTTTCCACGATGCCGTGAAACCTGTGGTAGAGCAGCTGTATGCCAGTGTGAAGTGTGGCAATGAGGCTCAGCGTAGCATAGATTCCAACACTCAGCCTGATTATCGCGAGAAGCTTGAGGAAGAGCTCAAGGCTCTCCGTGAAAGCGAAATGTGGCGTACCGGTGCCGTGGTCCGCACCTTGCGCCCTGAGAACGCTTAA